The following are encoded in a window of Gramella sp. MT6 genomic DNA:
- the rplL gene encoding 50S ribosomal protein L7/L12 produces the protein MADLKDFAEQLVNLTVKEVNELADILKEEYGIEPAAAAVAVAGGAAAGGEEAEEQTEFDVILTAPGGSKLAVVKLVKELTGLGLKDAKELVDGAPKPVKEGVAKDEAEALKKQLEEAGAEVELK, from the coding sequence ATGGCAGATTTAAAAGATTTCGCAGAACAATTAGTTAACCTTACGGTAAAAGAAGTAAACGAGTTAGCTGATATACTTAAAGAAGAATATGGTATCGAGCCTGCTGCTGCTGCAGTAGCTGTTGCTGGTGGCGCTGCTGCTGGTGGTGAAGAAGCTGAAGAGCAAACTGAATTCGACGTAATTCTTACTGCTCCAGGTGGATCTAAATTAGCTGTAGTTAAACTTGTAAAAGAACTTACAGGACTAGGTCTTAAGGATGCTAAAGAATTAGTAGATGGTGCTCCAAAACCAGTAAAAGAAGGAGTTGCTAAAGACGAAGCAGAAGCTCTTAAAAAGCAATTAGAAGAAGCAGGAGCTGAGGTTGAGCTTAAATAA
- the rplJ gene encoding 50S ribosomal protein L10 has translation MTREEKSQVIEDLTAQLAGFQTIYLADISGLDAGSTSNLRRACFKADVKLSVVKNTLLAKAMEAADKDFGDLPTVLKGNTSIMLSETGNAPAKVIKDFRKKSDKPLLKGAFVEEAIYVGDDYLETLVNIKSKEEVIGDIVGLLQSPAKNVVSALKSGGGKIAGILKTLSEKEG, from the coding sequence ATGACAAGAGAAGAAAAATCACAAGTTATAGAAGATTTAACTGCCCAGTTAGCCGGATTCCAAACTATCTATTTGGCTGACATTTCTGGCCTTGACGCTGGAAGCACTTCTAACTTACGTAGAGCTTGTTTCAAAGCTGATGTAAAGTTATCGGTAGTTAAAAATACATTGCTTGCGAAAGCTATGGAAGCAGCTGATAAAGATTTCGGTGACCTTCCAACAGTTTTGAAAGGCAATACCTCAATCATGCTTTCTGAGACCGGAAATGCTCCGGCGAAAGTAATTAAGGATTTTAGAAAGAAATCTGATAAGCCTTTACTTAAAGGAGCTTTTGTAGAAGAAGCTATTTATGTAGGTGATGACTATCTTGAAACACTTGTTAATATCAAGTCTAAAGAAGAAGTTATCGGGGATATCGTTGGATTACTTCAATCTCCTGCTAAGAATGTTGTTTCAGCACTTAAATCAGGTGGTGGAAAAATCGCAGGAATCCTTAAAACCCTTTCAGAAAAGGAAGGATAA